The stretch of DNA CTACAAATTCCAAAGAAGTTAGCTGTAGATACTAGTTTTATTAAGTTAAGTGCAAGACCTTCAGGAAACCAAACCAATTTAGATGAGAGCTTGCAGAAGGTCCGGAAAAATGATCCAGATGTGAAGGAACTCAACCTGAACAACATTGAAAACATCCCAAAGGAAATGCTGGTGGACTTTGTGAATGCCATGAAAAAAAACAAGCATGTAAAAACATTTAGTTTAGCCAATGTGGGAGCTGATGATAATGTAGCTTTTGCTGTGGCCAACATGTTACGTGAAAACAGGAGCATCACTACTCTAAATATTGATTCAAATTTTATTTCAGGCAAGGGAATCGTTGCTATAATGAGATGTCTGCAGTATAATGAGACGTTAACCGAACTGCGTTTTCACAATCAGAGGAACATGTTGGGCCATCAAGCTGAAATGGAAATTGCCAGGCTTCTGAAAGCCAACCCTAAGCTGCTGAAGATGGGCTATCACTTTGAACTTCCAGGCCCCAGAATGGTTGTTACCAATCTGCTCAGCAGAAATCTTGACAGACAAAGGCAAAAAAGGCAGGAGGAGCAAAAACAGCAGCAATTAAAACAGCAGAGAGAGTTAATAGCCATGTTAGAAAATGGACTAGGGTTGcctcctgggatgtgggaaatgcTAGGGGGACCAATGCCTGATTCAAGGATGTATAGCTCAATACAAGCCCCCAAGCCGCCACCTGTCCCTAAAACTATGCCCATGAGCAGGAAAAATGAACATGCAAGAAAGCCAGACCCTGAAGAACAGAGCAGTGAGGAACCTGCCTCCTTCAAAACGGTCAAACTCAAGAGAACTCAGCGCAAGCCCACTATACCAGAATACGTGGAACCAGCTGAAAAAACAAGTATCAAAGATGTGATCAAGACTCTTAAACCAGTTCCAAAAAAACGACCACCTCCTCTGGTTCAGATAACCCCAAGAGAAAAGCTCTTAAATGACATTCGTCAGAGTAACGTCGCTTATCTTAAACCGGTAAGTGTTTATGAAACAGAATGGTAGCAACAGGGAAATATTTCCATCTCTGTAATTTAATGCAAATCAAATCTAATATTCTATTTTAAGGGCTTCCACAAAAGCATCTACAAAAATTGTGGGCATATTCATTTTCAGGCATATAAACATGTTTATTGTATGCAAG from Emys orbicularis isolate rEmyOrb1 chromosome 7, rEmyOrb1.hap1, whole genome shotgun sequence encodes:
- the LMOD3 gene encoding leiomodin-3 isoform X2, with protein sequence MSEFSQNSDQEVRIEDIDEDEILGNLSPEELRELQCEMEVMAPDPRVPVGMIQKDQTEKPPTGNFDHRSLVDYLYWQKASRRMLEDERVPVNLLPSEVISENHNCLLCICYKTYCKSILPKIRAFITIETNEERSYKETEDEEDDEEDEEEDDDDEEEDDDDDEEEEDDDDEEEEEEDDEEESRMKKPYGDKNSNSDQVTKKPCTKSGENPENQENHEKKVSKLQIPKKLAVDTSFIKLSARPSGNQTNLDESLQKVRKNDPDVKELNLNNIENIPKEMLVDFVNAMKKNKHVKTFSLANVGADDNVAFAVANMLRENRSITTLNIDSNFISGKGIVAIMRCLQYNETLTELRFHNQRNMLGHQAEMEIARLLKANPKLLKMGYHFELPGPRMVVTNLLSRNLDRQRQKRQEEQKQQQLKQQRELIAMLENGLGLPPGMWEMLGGPMPDSRMYSSIQAPKPPPVPKTMPMSRKNEHARKPDPEEQSSEEPASFKTVKLKRTQRKPTIPEYVEPAEKTSIKDVIKTLKPVPKKRPPPLVQITPREKLLNDIRQSNVAYLKPVPVPKELE
- the LMOD3 gene encoding leiomodin-3 isoform X1 → MSEFSQNSDQEVRIEDIDEDEILGNLSPEELRELQCEMEVMAPDPRVPVGMIQKDQTEKPPTGNFDHRSLVDYLYWQKASRRMLEDERVPVNLLPSERNVAEKFEENTGDMDNIAKQKMAQDTTEADRKETYYKNEHVEQAKPGSAQQSGETNEERSYKETEDEEDDEEDEEEDDDDEEEDDDDDEEEEDDDDEEEEEEDDEEESRMKKPYGDKNSNSDQVTKKPCTKSGENPENQENHEKKVSKLQIPKKLAVDTSFIKLSARPSGNQTNLDESLQKVRKNDPDVKELNLNNIENIPKEMLVDFVNAMKKNKHVKTFSLANVGADDNVAFAVANMLRENRSITTLNIDSNFISGKGIVAIMRCLQYNETLTELRFHNQRNMLGHQAEMEIARLLKANPKLLKMGYHFELPGPRMVVTNLLSRNLDRQRQKRQEEQKQQQLKQQRELIAMLENGLGLPPGMWEMLGGPMPDSRMYSSIQAPKPPPVPKTMPMSRKNEHARKPDPEEQSSEEPASFKTVKLKRTQRKPTIPEYVEPAEKTSIKDVIKTLKPVPKKRPPPLVQITPREKLLNDIRQSNVAYLKPVPVPKELE